A stretch of Chionomys nivalis chromosome 2, mChiNiv1.1, whole genome shotgun sequence DNA encodes these proteins:
- the LOC130870185 gene encoding olfactory receptor 5AL1-like codes for MAKGNHSAVTEFILLGLTEDPELEVILFVILLIIYLFSVMSNLGLVLLIQISPQLQSPMYFFLSHLAFVDFCYTSCVTPNALVNFLREIKSISFYGCAAQVCFFTTFSVCEVFLLSVMAYDRYVAICNPLLYVIIMPRQLCFQIATTTYVYAFVTALIQTVTTFLLSFCDSNRVNQFFCEDIPLMALACSSTRVKELMLLSMAGFNICCSLLIVLISYLFIVSAILKKHSGEGRRKVFSTCVSHLSSIAIYYGTIIFMYLQPESSHSLNTDKFAAVFYVVIIPMLNPLIYSLRNKEVKSALKRSIDKIFLSISK; via the coding sequence ATGGCCAAAGGCAACCATTCAGCAGTGACAGAGTTCATCCTCTTGGGACTTACAGAAGATCCTGAGCTTGAGGTCATTCTTTTTGTAATCCTTTTAATCATTTACTTGTTTAGTGTCATGAGTAACCTAGGACTGGTTCTGTTAATCCAAATCAGTCCTCAGCTTCAGTCCCCCATGTATTTTTTCCTCAGTCATCTGGCTTTTGTTGATTTTTGCTACACCTCCTGTGTCACTCCAAATGCTCTGGTGAATTTTTTGCGTGAAATTAAAAGCATATCATTTTATGGATGTGCAGCTCAGGTGTGTTTCTTCAccacattttctgtgtgtgaagtCTTCCTGCTGTCTGTAATGGCTTATGATAGGTATGTGGCTATCTGCAACCCTTTGCTCTATGTGATTATCATGCCAAGGCAACTCTGCTTTCAAATAGCCACGACCACGTACGTGTATGCATTCGTCACAGCACTTATTCAGACGGTGACgaccttccttttgtctttctgtgactCCAACCGTGTGAACCAGTTCTTCTGTGAGGACATTCCTCTCATGGCTCTAGCTTGCTCCAGCACTCGAGTCAAGGAGCTGATGCTGTTGAGTATGGCTGGGTTCAACATATGCTGCTCTCTTCTCATTGTCCTCATCTCCTACCTGTTCATTGTGTCTGCAATCCTGAAGAAGCACTCGGGGGAAGGGAGACGGAAAGTCTTCTCCACCTGCGTTTCTCACTTGTCTTCTATTGCTATATACTATGGGACAATCATTTTTATGTACTTACAGCCTGAATCTAGCCATTCCTTAAATACAGACaaatttgctgctgttttttatGTAGTGATAATACCCATGCTAAACCCATTAATTTATAGTTTAAGGAATAAGGAGGTGAAAAGTGCATTAAAGAGAAGTATAGATAAGATTTTTCTGAGTATTAGTAAATGA